A section of the Anabaena cylindrica PCC 7122 genome encodes:
- a CDS encoding putative PEP-binding protein: MEQLYWLDQIKLQDRAKVGDKAFYLSRIMQRGYPVMPGFVVSADVWRQFLETLNSSESLVADLPYSSLHLDVANWQQLQQVAGRLREEIISAHVPQHWVSKIFEAARMWEKKCLILRPTLAVSSVTQTVGNISGLLDSVFCLCDEEAIAQALKAVWSQLFRARSLLYWQSVGINLQKINLAVLVQPVENAIASGLFNANALSSEIEATCGLGVAITNGEVLPDVHYIHEKTGVVKEQQLGNKILAYHLHDPTSVTTEESLSRSTSITDNNCLLVSLLSEYQQKQYALSENHLQQVIILGNQLVSELGAKLTMKWTITDATSDPKLYITQVSNPPSVIPSLHFLKGIGAARGRVKANAYVIVSSQPKPAQIPKGVIVIAPAITPDWLPLLHEVVGIITERGGLTSHGAILSRELGIPAVVNATNATNLIQTGELILLDGERGEVYRSRAEGDKVFDGEVGIWGDGEKISLYKNTTAPQNDKSEQSQYGFSNAKHLPMIATQLLVNLSQPSLIEKVQNLPVDGVGLLRSELMVLNILEGQNPHAWLLGGRQTELLETLSEQIKKFARAFAPRPILYRSLDWRTQDLPSLSDNKQSSSQSMLGEHGTLSYVRNPAIFELELKALTAVQKSGYSNINLMLPFVRTVEEFVFCRHKVEQAGLTQNSSFQLWIMAEVPSVLFLLPEYIKAGAAGISIGTNDLTQLILGVDREQGELANIFDERHPAVMGAIAQLIKTAKAGGIPCSICGQAPALYPEIIDKLVEWGITSISVEPEAVERTYNAIARAEHRLILAAARRQLGN, translated from the coding sequence GTGGAACAACTCTACTGGCTTGACCAAATTAAATTACAAGACCGCGCCAAAGTTGGTGATAAAGCGTTTTATTTGAGCAGAATTATGCAACGGGGCTATCCAGTAATGCCTGGTTTTGTGGTTTCGGCAGATGTTTGGCGGCAATTTCTAGAAACCCTCAATAGTTCAGAGTCTTTAGTGGCTGATTTGCCCTATTCTTCCCTGCATTTGGATGTAGCTAATTGGCAACAACTTCAACAGGTGGCTGGCCGCTTGCGGGAGGAAATTATTTCGGCTCATGTGCCACAGCATTGGGTGAGTAAGATTTTTGAGGCTGCGAGAATGTGGGAAAAAAAATGTTTAATTTTGCGTCCAACATTAGCAGTATCATCTGTTACCCAAACGGTGGGCAATATTTCTGGCTTGCTGGATTCGGTGTTTTGTTTATGTGATGAAGAAGCGATCGCTCAAGCATTAAAGGCTGTGTGGAGTCAGTTGTTTCGTGCCAGAAGCCTACTATATTGGCAGAGTGTAGGTATTAATTTACAAAAAATTAATTTAGCGGTGTTGGTACAACCAGTTGAAAATGCGATCGCTTCCGGTTTATTCAACGCTAACGCCTTAAGCTCAGAAATTGAGGCCACTTGTGGATTAGGAGTAGCAATTACCAATGGTGAAGTATTACCAGATGTTCACTATATCCACGAAAAAACAGGAGTTGTCAAAGAACAACAATTGGGAAATAAAATTCTCGCTTATCATCTTCATGATCCTACATCTGTAACTACTGAGGAATCCCTATCTAGATCGACATCAATAACAGATAACAATTGTTTGCTTGTCTCCCTACTGAGTGAGTATCAACAAAAACAGTATGCTTTATCAGAAAATCACTTACAACAAGTAATTATTTTAGGCAATCAACTAGTGAGTGAACTAGGTGCAAAGTTAACAATGAAGTGGACAATTACCGACGCAACTTCAGACCCCAAACTCTACATCACTCAAGTTAGTAACCCTCCATCTGTAATTCCCAGCTTACACTTCCTCAAAGGCATAGGGGCTGCGAGGGGACGTGTGAAGGCTAATGCTTATGTGATTGTGAGTTCCCAACCCAAACCAGCACAAATCCCCAAGGGCGTGATTGTAATTGCACCAGCAATCACTCCTGATTGGTTGCCTTTATTACATGAAGTGGTGGGAATTATTACAGAAAGAGGGGGATTAACCAGTCATGGGGCGATTTTGTCTAGAGAATTGGGTATTCCGGCTGTAGTTAACGCCACCAATGCTACCAACCTGATTCAAACTGGTGAACTAATATTACTTGATGGTGAGAGAGGAGAGGTTTATCGTAGCAGAGCAGAAGGTGATAAAGTTTTTGATGGTGAGGTGGGGATATGGGGAGATGGCGAGAAAATTTCATTATACAAAAACACCACCGCACCACAGAATGATAAGTCAGAACAGTCTCAGTACGGATTTAGCAATGCTAAACACTTACCCATGATTGCTACCCAACTATTAGTTAATCTCAGTCAGCCTAGCCTGATTGAAAAAGTCCAAAATTTACCTGTAGATGGTGTGGGATTGTTACGTTCAGAATTGATGGTGTTGAATATTTTGGAGGGGCAAAATCCTCATGCTTGGCTTTTGGGTGGCAGACAAACAGAATTATTAGAAACTTTATCTGAGCAGATTAAAAAATTTGCGCGGGCTTTTGCACCACGTCCGATTTTATATCGGTCTTTGGATTGGAGAACCCAAGATTTACCTTCATTAAGTGATAATAAACAATCTTCATCACAATCAATGTTGGGTGAACATGGGACTTTAAGTTATGTACGCAATCCCGCAATTTTTGAATTAGAATTAAAGGCTTTGACGGCTGTACAAAAAAGTGGTTATAGTAATATAAATTTGATGTTGCCTTTTGTGCGGACTGTGGAAGAATTTGTATTTTGTCGGCATAAAGTTGAGCAAGCTGGGTTAACGCAGAATTCCTCTTTTCAATTATGGATAATGGCAGAAGTACCAAGTGTGCTGTTTTTATTGCCAGAATATATTAAAGCGGGTGCGGCAGGTATTTCTATTGGCACAAATGACCTCACGCAATTAATTTTAGGGGTGGATAGAGAGCAAGGAGAACTAGCAAACATATTCGATGAGCGTCATCCTGCTGTTATGGGTGCGATCGCTCAATTAATTAAAACAGCCAAAGCTGGGGGGATTCCTTGTTCAATCTGCGGACAAGCACCAGCACTGTATCCAGAGATTATTGATAAGTTGGTGGAATGGGGAATTACTTCTATTTCAGTGGAACCAGAAGCGGTGGAAAGGACATATAATGCGATCGCTCGTGCAGAACATCGG
- a CDS encoding MgtC/SapB family protein, whose amino-acid sequence MVLFIQQTLLTTSYYIASNDWVNISFRLCFALLMGGMIGLERQRRDKPAGLRTHMLVTLGSAIFTIIAIQIGGKEINPDALSRVIQGIAAGVGFLGTGEILRSSSQQPKLAEIHGLTSAAAIWVSASLGIASGCGLWQLGLIGTVLTVVVLNLVKKVEKSH is encoded by the coding sequence ATGGTATTATTTATACAACAGACATTATTGACAACCTCTTACTACATTGCCAGCAATGATTGGGTAAATATCTCCTTTCGGCTATGTTTTGCATTGTTGATGGGTGGAATGATTGGCTTGGAACGTCAACGGAGAGACAAACCAGCCGGTTTACGAACTCATATGTTAGTGACTTTGGGTTCAGCTATATTTACTATTATTGCTATCCAAATAGGTGGAAAAGAAATAAATCCTGATGCTCTCAGTCGTGTTATTCAAGGTATTGCAGCTGGAGTGGGCTTTCTCGGTACGGGAGAAATTTTGCGTTCATCTTCTCAACAACCTAAATTAGCAGAAATTCATGGACTTACTTCTGCGGCAGCTATATGGGTTTCAGCATCTTTAGGCATTGCTTCTGGGTGTGGTTTATGGCAGCTAGGATTAATTGGTACTGTGTTGACAGTTGTGGTTCTCAATCTTGTTAAAAAAGTAGAAAAATCTCATTAG
- the recF gene encoding DNA replication/repair protein RecF (All proteins in this family for which functions are known are DNA-binding proteins that assist the filamentation of RecA onto DNA for the initiation of recombination or recombinational repair.), which translates to MYLKTLHLRQFRNYQDQKVEFNAAKTILVGNNAQGKSNLLEAVELLATLRSHRMARDRDLIRDGEAVAQINATLERAAGISELTLTLRRHARRSVAINGEIFRRQMDFLGVINAVEFSSLDLELVRGSPESRRNWLDTLLIQLEPVYAHILQQYNQVLRQRNAFLKRQIDKPVKSLQSELAIWDAQLVTTGTRVIIRRERAIQKLAPIAAAWHTSISGSTEFLQINYAPNVPLENNHAEAVQQAFLAKIQQRSVVELHRGTTLVGPHRDEVELIINQTPARQYGSQGQQRTLVLALKLAELQLIEEVVQEPPLLLLDDVLAELDPSRQNQLLDAIQDRFQTLITTTHLGSFDSQWLKYSQILFVQAGEISESA; encoded by the coding sequence ATGTACCTCAAAACCCTACACCTCCGACAGTTTCGCAATTATCAAGACCAAAAAGTTGAGTTTAATGCTGCCAAAACAATTTTGGTGGGTAATAATGCTCAGGGAAAATCGAATTTGTTGGAGGCAGTGGAGTTGTTAGCCACATTGCGATCGCATCGGATGGCACGCGATCGTGATTTAATTAGGGATGGGGAAGCTGTAGCCCAAATCAACGCCACCCTAGAACGAGCCGCAGGTATCAGTGAATTAACCCTCACCCTCCGCCGTCATGCTCGTCGCAGTGTCGCTATTAATGGCGAAATATTCCGCCGACAAATGGACTTTCTTGGTGTTATCAATGCAGTTGAGTTTTCCAGCTTAGATTTAGAACTAGTACGCGGTAGCCCCGAAAGTCGCCGTAATTGGTTAGATACACTCTTAATTCAACTCGAACCAGTTTATGCTCACATTTTGCAGCAATATAATCAGGTCTTACGTCAACGCAATGCTTTTTTAAAACGTCAGATAGACAAACCTGTTAAATCGCTACAATCAGAATTAGCAATTTGGGATGCACAGTTAGTTACCACAGGAACAAGGGTAATTATCAGAAGGGAAAGAGCTATCCAAAAATTAGCACCCATCGCGGCTGCATGGCACACTAGTATTAGCGGAAGCACAGAATTTTTGCAAATCAACTATGCGCCTAATGTCCCTCTCGAAAACAATCATGCCGAAGCAGTCCAACAAGCTTTTTTAGCCAAAATTCAACAGCGTTCTGTGGTTGAATTGCACCGAGGTACTACTTTAGTCGGACCGCACCGTGATGAAGTAGAATTAATTATTAACCAAACACCTGCTCGCCAATATGGCTCCCAAGGTCAGCAACGAACACTGGTTCTGGCTTTAAAATTAGCAGAATTACAATTAATTGAAGAAGTCGTCCAAGAGCCTCCTTTACTTTTACTAGATGATGTCTTAGCAGAATTAGACCCATCACGCCAAAATCAATTGCTTGATGCCATTCAAGACCGTTTTCAAACATTAATTACTACTACTCATTTGGGTTCTTTTGACTCTCAGTGGTTAAAATATTCGCAAATTCTCTTCGTGCAAGCAGGAGAGATAAGTGAGTCGGCGTAA